A genomic region of Bosea sp. 124 contains the following coding sequences:
- a CDS encoding Do family serine endopeptidase has protein sequence MATKPVSASGNLASASLASRSRRMALAAIVGCLSVLGATVMVPAQTASAPILQGQVSLADLAERVMPAVVNIAAVTTSDTRGRTLPQIPQLGPDTPFGDLFEEFFNRRGQGQQGRPGQPGQGQQGENQAPQQRRSQSAGSGFVIDASGIVVTNNHVIGDANEITVIFNSGLRLKAEVIGKDAKVDLAVLRVKHDKPLPAVKFGDSDKMRIGDPVMAIGNPFGLGGSVSSGIVSARNRDIQQGPYDTYIQTDAAINKGNSGGPLFNMNGEVIGINTAILSPTGGSVGIGFAVPSALASNIVEQLREFGETRRGWLGVRIQSVDDATAEALGLGTARGALVAGVDDKGPAKPAGLEIGDVVTKFDGKEVKDSRDLPRIVAATPVGKDVPITIMRKGKEEVKTVKLGRLEDGEKVQPASAKTPAEPAKPAVTTALGLEFSPQTDDLRKRYSIKDGLKGVVITKVDPNSNASDKRVLVGELVVEIGQEAVNTPEEVTKRLDTLKKEGKKSALLLVSNAQGEVRFVAVSMN, from the coding sequence ATGGCAACGAAACCCGTCTCTGCTTCCGGAAACCTGGCCTCGGCTTCCCTGGCTTCCCGCTCGCGCCGGATGGCGCTCGCGGCGATTGTCGGCTGCCTGTCGGTTCTGGGCGCCACCGTCATGGTCCCGGCCCAGACGGCGTCGGCGCCGATTCTCCAGGGCCAGGTCTCGCTGGCCGATCTCGCCGAGCGCGTGATGCCGGCCGTCGTCAACATCGCGGCGGTGACGACGAGCGATACGCGCGGGCGCACCCTGCCGCAGATTCCGCAGCTCGGCCCCGACACGCCCTTCGGCGATCTGTTCGAGGAGTTTTTCAACCGTCGCGGCCAGGGGCAGCAGGGCCGCCCGGGCCAGCCCGGCCAGGGCCAGCAAGGCGAGAACCAGGCTCCGCAGCAGCGGCGTTCGCAATCGGCCGGTTCCGGCTTCGTGATCGATGCCTCCGGCATCGTCGTGACCAACAACCACGTCATCGGCGACGCCAACGAGATCACGGTGATCTTCAACAGCGGCCTGCGCCTCAAGGCCGAGGTGATCGGCAAGGATGCCAAGGTCGATCTGGCGGTGCTGCGGGTGAAGCACGACAAGCCGCTGCCGGCGGTGAAGTTCGGCGATTCCGACAAGATGCGGATCGGCGATCCCGTGATGGCGATCGGCAATCCGTTCGGCCTCGGCGGCTCGGTCTCGTCCGGCATCGTGTCGGCACGCAACCGGGACATCCAGCAGGGCCCCTACGACACCTATATCCAGACCGACGCGGCCATCAACAAGGGCAATTCGGGCGGCCCGCTGTTCAACATGAACGGCGAGGTGATCGGCATCAACACCGCGATCCTGTCGCCGACGGGCGGCTCTGTCGGCATCGGCTTCGCAGTGCCGTCGGCGCTGGCCAGCAACATCGTCGAACAGCTCCGCGAGTTCGGCGAGACCCGTCGCGGCTGGCTAGGCGTGCGGATCCAGAGCGTCGACGACGCCACGGCGGAGGCGCTTGGTCTCGGCACGGCGCGCGGCGCACTCGTCGCCGGCGTCGACGACAAGGGCCCGGCCAAGCCGGCCGGCCTCGAGATCGGCGACGTCGTCACCAAGTTCGACGGCAAGGAGGTCAAGGATTCCCGCGACCTGCCGCGCATCGTCGCCGCGACGCCTGTCGGCAAGGACGTGCCGATCACGATCATGCGCAAGGGCAAGGAAGAGGTGAAGACGGTCAAGCTCGGCCGTCTCGAGGATGGCGAGAAGGTGCAACCGGCTTCGGCCAAGACCCCGGCCGAACCCGCCAAGCCCGCCGTCACGACCGCGCTCGGCCTCGAATTCTCGCCGCAGACCGATGATCTCAGGAAGCGCTATTCGATCAAGGATGGCCTCAAGGGCGTCGTCATCACCAAGGTCGATCCCAATTCCAACGCCTCCGACAAGCGCGTCCTCGTCGGCGAACTGGTCGTCGAGATCGGCCAGGAGGCTGTCAACACGCCGGAGGAGGTGACCAAGCGGCTCGATACGCTGAAGAAGGAGGGCAAGAAATCGGCCCTGCTTCTGGTCTCGAACGCCCAGGGCGAGGTCCGTTTCGTTGCCGTGTCGATGAACTGA
- a CDS encoding DHCW motif cupin fold protein: MKLSEIPFVTTDWSTIPAERHAGDVGEAIWRTQHFGPAENRIRVRMVEYSPGYVADHWCSKGHIILCLDGEMETRLEDGRVMPLKAGMTYQVADGAEAHRSSTVTGAKLFIVD; encoded by the coding sequence ATGAAACTGAGCGAAATTCCCTTCGTCACCACGGACTGGTCGACGATCCCGGCCGAGCGCCATGCCGGCGATGTCGGCGAGGCGATCTGGCGCACGCAGCATTTCGGGCCGGCCGAGAACCGCATCCGGGTCCGCATGGTCGAATATTCGCCGGGCTACGTCGCCGATCACTGGTGCTCCAAAGGCCACATCATCCTGTGCCTCGACGGCGAGATGGAGACGAGGCTGGAGGACGGGCGGGTGATGCCGCTGAAGGCCGGCATGACCTATCAGGTCGCCGATGGCGCCGAGGCGCATCGCTCCAGCACCGTGACGGGCGCGAAGCTCTTCATCGTCGATTAG
- the serB gene encoding phosphoserine phosphatase SerB, with protein sequence MLVATLVSAHGQALLDERLLKRIESTLPGILRVQRLDGEIAADLFAEAGDARKLEADLRRLLDEAAVDIVVQPEAMRRKSLFLADMDSTMIGQECIDELAAYVGLKEKVSGITERAMRGEIAFEPALRERVALLKGVPLAVVGEIIAERITLTPGGRELVRTMRANGAYTALVSGGFTVFTGPISTTIGFDEHRSNILLAEGGILSGEVADPILGKQAKLDALLELRARRSLAPERTLAIGDGANDLAMLGEAGLGVAFRAKPAVAAAADARLDHADLTALLYAQGYTGDEIVRD encoded by the coding sequence ATGCTCGTCGCGACACTGGTTTCCGCCCATGGACAGGCCCTGCTCGACGAACGCCTGCTGAAGCGGATCGAGAGCACCCTGCCCGGCATCCTGCGCGTGCAGCGCCTCGACGGCGAGATCGCCGCCGACCTCTTCGCGGAAGCGGGCGACGCGCGCAAGCTCGAAGCGGATCTGCGCCGGCTGCTCGACGAGGCAGCGGTCGACATCGTCGTCCAGCCGGAGGCGATGCGGCGCAAGTCGTTGTTCCTCGCCGACATGGACTCGACCATGATCGGCCAGGAGTGCATCGACGAGCTCGCAGCCTATGTCGGGTTGAAGGAGAAGGTCTCCGGAATCACCGAGCGCGCCATGCGCGGCGAGATCGCCTTCGAGCCGGCGCTGCGCGAGCGCGTCGCTCTGCTCAAGGGGGTTCCGCTCGCGGTGGTCGGCGAGATCATCGCCGAGCGCATCACCCTGACGCCGGGCGGGCGCGAACTCGTCCGCACCATGCGCGCCAACGGCGCCTATACGGCGCTGGTCTCCGGGGGCTTCACCGTCTTCACCGGCCCGATCAGCACGACAATCGGCTTCGACGAGCACCGCTCCAACATCCTGCTTGCCGAGGGCGGCATCCTGAGCGGCGAGGTTGCCGATCCAATTCTCGGCAAGCAGGCCAAGCTCGACGCCCTTCTCGAACTGCGCGCCCGCCGCAGCCTCGCGCCGGAGCGGACGCTGGCGATCGGCGACGGCGCCAACGATCTCGCCATGCTGGGCGAGGCCGGGCTCGGCGTCGCGTTCCGCGCCAAGCCGGCGGTGGCCGCCGCCGCCGATGCCCGGCTCGACCATGCCGATCTCACCGCCCTGCTTTATGCGCAAGGCTATACGGGCGATGAGATCGTCCGGGACTAA
- the miaA gene encoding tRNA (adenosine(37)-N6)-dimethylallyltransferase MiaA, whose product MTKEAEGIRAVLIAGPTASGKSALAVEIARRCGGTVVNADSMQVYADLRTITARPTSAEEAIVPHRLYGHVDGAINHSAMRYAADVAAVLAELRQAGSLPVLVGGTGLYFKALTEGFSAIPPVPEAVRSAFRARVAEQETGLLHTELGAVDPEMAERLKPGDRMRIMRALEVHLATGRSIASFQGERHPGPLDGLPLLRLFVSPEREEVRARIDRRFETMMAQGALDEVAALRERQLDPLLPVMRAHGVPGLIAHLDGSLGLDEAIARGQADTRAYAKRQVTWFRHQMAGWQAVAPDAALDVALRAVCA is encoded by the coding sequence GTGACGAAGGAAGCGGAGGGGATCAGGGCGGTGCTCATCGCAGGTCCGACCGCGAGCGGCAAGTCCGCGCTGGCGGTCGAGATCGCGCGGCGCTGCGGCGGCACTGTCGTCAACGCGGATTCGATGCAGGTCTATGCCGATCTGCGGACCATCACCGCGCGCCCGACTTCGGCGGAGGAGGCGATCGTTCCCCACCGCCTCTACGGGCATGTCGACGGGGCGATCAATCATTCGGCGATGCGCTACGCCGCCGATGTGGCGGCGGTGCTGGCGGAGCTGCGCCAGGCCGGTTCGCTGCCGGTTCTGGTCGGGGGCACGGGGCTCTATTTCAAGGCGCTGACAGAGGGGTTCTCCGCCATCCCGCCGGTGCCGGAGGCGGTACGGAGCGCGTTCCGGGCCCGCGTTGCAGAGCAGGAAACCGGGTTGCTCCATACCGAACTCGGCGCTGTCGACCCCGAGATGGCCGAGCGGCTGAAGCCCGGCGACCGGATGCGCATCATGCGCGCACTCGAAGTCCATCTCGCGACAGGGCGGTCGATCGCGAGCTTCCAGGGCGAGCGCCATCCCGGCCCGCTGGACGGGCTGCCGCTATTGAGGCTGTTCGTCAGCCCCGAGCGCGAGGAGGTCCGCGCTCGCATCGACCGTCGCTTCGAGACGATGATGGCACAAGGCGCGCTGGACGAGGTCGCGGCTCTGCGCGAGCGCCAACTTGACCCGCTGCTGCCCGTGATGCGCGCCCATGGCGTGCCGGGGCTGATCGCCCATCTCGACGGCTCGCTCGGGCTGGACGAGGCGATCGCGCGCGGCCAGGCGGATACGCGCGCCTATGCCAAGCGGCAGGTCACCTGGTTCCGGCATCAGATGGCGGGCTGGCAGGCCGTGGCGCCGGATGCGGCGCTCGATGTCGCGCTGCGTGCCGTCTGCGCCTGA
- a CDS encoding GGDEF domain-containing protein: MYQEVHTDNIAARAHAPEVAELFQRFRLGANGAAGVPYEAFCQEIMPGFGADLMVLAPTDDGDYAFIHYGQEIVRYVGASRLKERVSAMAPQVARFTIACCDRALSEGGAIYTVHRSLSTVRVSLWERLIMPATAADGRRFLIAFSRPLQFHEELLKAVLETSPSGIVALRAIRSEAGNVERTVILTANRRAAVIAGRPDHDPVDEDARTGLPFLAEPTVWRRCLSALELRRPDMIETSFSSGGQTVWLRIAVAPLGDGLVLTITDVSDLTVANQTLKSRAATLALEIGRERATRRALSQEIGQREEREQQLRRLAETDPLTALLNRRSFTEKANAAISACEASGTAIALIVVDLDHFKSVNDSHGHPAGDAVIRAFADLLLGLARTDLDLVGRFGGEEFAILLPGADLEMALRTALLIQDELAARRLPVSEALALQVSASLGVAARLGSETLPALVERADRALYRAKNEGRGCIRLADPDISVAA; this comes from the coding sequence ATGTATCAGGAAGTTCATACCGACAACATCGCAGCCCGCGCCCACGCACCGGAGGTGGCGGAGCTGTTCCAGCGTTTCCGGCTTGGCGCGAACGGCGCGGCCGGCGTTCCCTACGAGGCGTTCTGCCAGGAGATCATGCCCGGCTTCGGCGCCGACCTGATGGTGCTCGCGCCGACCGACGACGGCGATTACGCCTTCATCCATTACGGGCAGGAGATCGTCCGCTATGTCGGCGCCAGCCGCCTGAAGGAGCGCGTTTCGGCGATGGCACCGCAGGTCGCGCGCTTCACCATCGCCTGCTGCGACAGGGCTCTCTCCGAGGGTGGGGCGATCTACACGGTGCATCGCTCCCTGTCGACCGTCCGGGTGAGCCTGTGGGAAAGGCTGATCATGCCGGCCACGGCCGCCGATGGCCGTCGCTTCCTGATCGCGTTCAGCCGCCCGCTCCAGTTTCACGAGGAACTCCTGAAAGCTGTGCTCGAGACCTCGCCTTCGGGCATCGTCGCGCTGCGCGCCATCCGCAGCGAAGCCGGCAATGTCGAACGCACGGTGATCCTGACCGCCAACCGCCGCGCCGCCGTGATCGCGGGCCGTCCGGACCATGACCCGGTCGATGAGGACGCCAGGACCGGCCTGCCCTTCCTGGCCGAGCCGACGGTCTGGCGACGCTGCCTCTCCGCCTTGGAACTGCGCCGCCCCGATATGATCGAGACCTCCTTTTCGTCCGGCGGGCAGACCGTCTGGCTGCGGATCGCGGTCGCGCCCCTGGGCGACGGGCTGGTCTTGACGATCACCGACGTCTCCGACCTGACGGTTGCCAATCAGACGCTGAAAAGCCGCGCCGCAACGCTCGCGCTGGAGATCGGCCGCGAACGCGCCACCCGCCGCGCGCTCTCACAGGAGATCGGCCAGCGCGAGGAGCGCGAGCAGCAACTGCGCCGGCTCGCCGAGACCGACCCTCTGACCGCGCTCCTCAATCGCCGCTCCTTCACCGAGAAGGCCAACGCCGCGATCTCAGCCTGCGAGGCCAGCGGCACCGCGATCGCCCTGATCGTCGTCGATCTGGACCACTTCAAATCGGTCAATGACAGCCATGGCCACCCCGCCGGCGACGCGGTGATCCGCGCCTTTGCCGATCTGCTGCTCGGCCTCGCGCGGACAGATCTCGATCTCGTCGGCCGTTTCGGCGGCGAGGAGTTCGCCATCCTCCTCCCCGGCGCCGATCTCGAGATGGCGTTGCGGACGGCGTTGCTCATCCAGGACGAACTCGCCGCCCGCCGCCTGCCGGTCTCCGAGGCGCTGGCGCTCCAGGTCTCGGCCAGCCTCGGCGTCGCCGCCCGCCTCGGTTCGGAGACGCTCCCCGCGCTGGTCGAGCGGGCCGACCGCGCGCTCTATCGCGCCAAGAACGAAGGCCGCGGCTGCATCCGCCTCGCCGATCCGGACATCTCGGTCGCAGCCTGA